A region of Gemmatimonadaceae bacterium DNA encodes the following proteins:
- a CDS encoding IS1380 family transposase: MHTDCSQDSFDFGTVEGRRVVGAFDGGQITSHAGGLLLGASNRAIHLIARLAHCFQDGRDPDALLHTVPTLLGQRIFGIALGYEDLNDHDQLRHDPVLQVLVGKLTARRSNCAALAGKSTLNRLEHAAKVGTDAYHKITHDGGAIAALFVTLCLEAYREPPKRFVIDLDATHDPIHGEQEGRHFHGYYDCYCYLPLYIFAGRHLLAAKLRTADKDAADGAKEEVARIIAQIRERWPEVEIILRADSGFAREELMAWCEENGVDYIFGLARNERLVKAIRRELAHARRESRRTKHAARRFKILEDWETRESWSWPRRVIAKAEWTQDEANPRFLVTSLNWTDDARYLYEDLYCARGDMENRIKECQTDMFAGRTSAASLQANQLRLWLAAFAYVLICALRRIGLTGTAMAKATCGTIRLKLLKIGALVVTSVRRIKIAMASSCPYQDVFAHAHERLCDAAR, translated from the coding sequence ATGCACACAGACTGTAGCCAGGATTCGTTCGATTTCGGAACCGTGGAGGGCCGCCGGGTTGTGGGCGCGTTCGATGGCGGCCAGATCACCTCGCACGCCGGCGGGCTGTTGCTGGGGGCCTCGAACAGAGCGATCCACCTCATCGCGCGGCTCGCACACTGCTTCCAGGATGGCCGCGATCCGGACGCGCTGCTGCACACGGTGCCGACGCTGCTCGGCCAGCGCATCTTCGGCATCGCGCTCGGTTACGAGGACCTCAACGACCATGACCAGCTGCGGCACGACCCCGTGCTTCAAGTGCTGGTTGGCAAGCTCACGGCCAGACGGTCCAACTGCGCAGCGCTTGCCGGCAAATCGACGCTCAACCGGCTGGAGCACGCCGCCAAGGTCGGCACCGATGCCTATCACAAGATCACCCACGATGGCGGGGCCATCGCGGCACTGTTCGTGACGCTCTGCCTTGAAGCCTATCGCGAGCCGCCGAAGCGCTTCGTCATCGACCTCGATGCCACGCACGATCCGATCCACGGCGAGCAGGAGGGCCGGCACTTCCACGGCTACTACGACTGCTACTGCTATCTGCCGCTCTATATCTTCGCCGGCCGGCATCTGCTCGCCGCCAAGCTGAGGACCGCCGACAAGGATGCAGCCGACGGCGCCAAGGAGGAGGTTGCGCGCATCATTGCCCAGATCCGCGAACGCTGGCCCGAGGTCGAGATCATCCTGCGTGCCGACTCTGGCTTTGCGCGCGAGGAACTGATGGCGTGGTGCGAGGAAAACGGCGTCGACTACATCTTCGGGCTGGCCAGGAACGAGCGCCTGGTGAAGGCGATCAGGCGCGAGCTGGCTCATGCCCGCCGCGAGAGCCGCCGCACCAAGCACGCCGCACGCCGCTTCAAGATCCTGGAGGACTGGGAGACGCGTGAGAGCTGGTCGTGGCCGCGCCGAGTGATTGCCAAAGCCGAGTGGACGCAGGACGAGGCCAACCCGCGCTTCCTCGTCACCTCGCTCAACTGGACGGACGACGCACGCTATCTCTACGAGGACCTCTATTGCGCGCGCGGCGACATGGAGAACCGCATCAAAGAATGCCAGACCGACATGTTCGCGGGCCGCACCAGCGCGGCGAGCCTGCAGGCCAATCAGCTGCGCCTGTGGCTGGCGGCGTTCGCCTACGTGCTCATCTGTGCGCTGCGCCGCATCGGGCTCACCGGCACGGCGATGGCCAAGGCGACCTGCGGCACCATCCGGCTGAAGCTGCTGAAGATCGGTGCGTTGGTCGTCACCAGCGTGCGGCGCATCAAGATCGCGATGGCGTCGTCCTGCCCCTACCAGGACGTCTTCGCTCACGCGCACGAGCGACTATGTGATGCTGCGCGCTGA